TAGGCGAAATCACTAGTTGAAgagtactcattgcaaagatcaccacaaccccccaagctgcgacaagtggtgcacatgcagcacgccacttgtcgcaacctgggagtttttttttccatagatccgtttattcaaaacgttttatctctcaaaccgtgcgtccaaatctcgaaccggtttcatcattggattcctcgcgtcgagattttcaaaactagatcccatattgataagttttgacgaacttttttttcaaaaaaaaatcggaTGAAAAAACCGAACTGGGAACACAGGTTTTTCCCTTTTTGAAAGAGGCAcgcctgtgcctctcgcggaaaaaaaagagaaaacgcgtttttttcctttttgataggcacggccgtgcctctcgcggaagcaaaatcatgactctcgcgaaagaaaaaaaaacagaaaacgcgtttttttccgtttccgagaggcacggccgtgactctcacgaaagcacaaccgcgcctctcgcggaagcaaacccgtgactctcgtgaaaggaaaaaaaaacaaaaaacgcgctttttttccgtttccgagaggcacaaccGGGATTCTcactaaagcacaaccgtgcctctcgcggaagcaaaaccgtgactctcacgaaaggagaaaaaaacacatttttttgcgcaaattttttttgtcaaaaagataagaaagaccggtggaaaaccaaaacatcgaaaaaaacccaaaaaaatcgTTTAAAAGgacgaaaacgcgtgcgaaaaagaaaacaaaatccggagggagcgcccagagcgcgacacgtggcgaatgtgtgagagcgcgtcaagtggcgctgatcgttgtgaggcttCTGAAGGAGCGcttgttaactagttgctctcgccGGTAAGCCTGACGTGCATTTGTTATTTTTGAAATTGAAAAATCGGGCGGACGCACCTTCTCGTGCCAGAAGTGTCGTGCCTGGTCCGTTTAACGCAGGCTGGCCCATTTGGCCAGGTCCGCCGAGCGAGCGTTGCCTCCCCACCCACCACACACAGTGTTTCTCTTCTGCCCTTTCCCCACCCACCCCACGAGAAAGCAAATCGCCCGAACCCTAAATCTCCGTCTTCCTTCCCGCTGGTCAGTCCCATGGCCACCTCGCCTTCTTCCTCCACGCCGGTCGGCGGATCGTCTTCGTCCCCGCCGTTCAGTCCCACGGCCACCTCGCCTTCTACCTCCACTCTGGTCGGCGAATCGTCTTCCTCACCGCCGGTCAAGTTAGTCGCCATTAACGAAAATACGTCGGTTTTGACGGAAAGGCCGAGGACGTGGTAGCGACAGAGGAGGAAGGGTCGACGAAATAGAAGAGACACTCCCACCGCCGTCATGTTCCCGCCGGGATCTGTTGAGGGCAGGCAGCAGCCTCAAGAGAGGAGGTCATCCCTGCCGGTAAAGATCAGATCTTCTAAGACAAAGCAGAGGATGGCACTCTCCCTGTAAGATCTTGCTCTCAGTCCCTCATCACTTCCTGTTTCTGGTTAGTCGAAATCGAATTGTTTTCTCCGTGGACGGTAATTTGTAACTAAATTTCTGTCTGATTTCTCGCGGCAAGGTTTCAGGCCACATCACGCCATGATATATCTTTGGTAATTCGTCTCGTAAGGTTTTAAAAATGGTTATACCACTCATCAGGCTTGCTTGTTTCGCTTCAGGTCTCAGCCGGTGGATCAGGTCGGAGGCAGATTCTCTGCACTTGTGTATGCCCTACCTCTCTCTTTGGTCACCTGTTTCTTACTTGTAATCTAAACGTACGTAGATATAGAAGTGCATTTCAGTTGGCTTTACGCCTCCCTGGATTGCAAATCGCCGTTCAACTTGGCCGTGTCACTATGTTCAATCTCCTGAGATATACACAAATAGTTCTTATGTACTCATCTAGCTTGTTTCTCCGTTTCAGGGATTGCCTGGTGAGGAAAAGTCATCTTCCGATCTGTCTGACGCTTCGGAGTCTGATGAGTATGAAAAAAAAAGCTTTTGCTCTCTCGTTTTCTGTTTCTCCATCTGGTTGAAATCCCATGTGTTTATATCTTCTAACATAGCGTGTCATCGTTCTTCTACTCATTGACCGAGCCTACCCACTGCAGGGGTCCAGAGACTTACGACACAAACCATGTTTTGGCCTGGAGAGATCCCGGTTTGCCTACACCAGTTTATGTCAGAATGGATAGTTCAGGAGTTTTTTACACATATCCTACTCTGGGTGATAAGCCGTTGCAGAGCCTTGAAGAAGTTGGAAGTGCTGTTGATTCCTATGCTTGTCCCAATGGTCCCAATAGCAATGTCATGTAATGTTCTGATCTCTCTCAAAAGAAAATCGTTAACTTCTCTGAAGAACGAACATCTATTAATCATATGCTCTGATCTGAAATTAGGTCTGATAAGATGCTTTCAAAGAAGGAACGTGCTGTACAGGAACATCTTTACTTCCCAAATGGCACCAGCAAGGTCTACACACAAGGGCTCAAGTAGCGAAGAGGGAACATGACAAAGTTCGGAGACTGGTTGAAGCTTTACTGGACAAGCGGAATGACGATGAGGTTCATTCTCTGCTCGCCTTCACTCTGTCCCACTACCAGGCTTGTGTTGTATTTTTATTGTTACTGCTTTGTGCATGCAACATTACTGATCCAATCAATGCTTATTCTAGGATCTTGTGGATGAACTCGAAGAAATTGTTCATTGGCAATCAATCTGCGAAGGTGTCGAATGGTACTATTATCTCAATATCACTGTGAAGACCAAAGAGGGTGCCGATGATGCGGGCAGCACCAGTCTATTCTTCGTTGAAGTCGCATGTGATTCAAATGATATCACAGGATATTATATCAACACTTTCTCCAGGGTTAACACTGATGGCCAGGGTAGTTTACACTCTTATCTCAAATTATGCATTTTTGGAATACTGTTTGAAattatctgttagatatagatcagaaCGATACACTAGGATGTTTTATCCGCATTTTCTGTGGTGTTAACGCTGATGGCAAGGATAATTTACACTCATATCTCAAATACGGCTGCGCTATTGTAAGTGAGCGCGCATTCTTCTTAGCCTACGCTCCGGCCTCTCCTAATTAGGCGCGTGGGTCATGCGGAGAAGGCTGCGCTCCACCGCTATTCTGGTTGAGGGTAACGGGCTTTGTTAAAAGAAGTAACAGAATTAATTTTATTACCATGCTTCGTCGGATGTATCCCGTCTCTGGAGTGACTATTTATTGGCAGTAACAGGAATAGTAGGGATGGTAATGGACGAGGATTGTTTACGAGACACTTAGTAATCGTTGGTTGGAGCCTTAAGTGTAAAACCTTGCTAGCATGTAGTAACGGATTACTATGCATTACTACAAGAGCTCTCTTCGTTGGAAACAACGCTTGAATGTAGTAACGGATTACTATGCTATGATGGAGTCAATGGTAAACCTAGTAAACCAGGGTAATAATGCATTACTACTTTTGCAGGTCCGATTACTAGATGGTAACCTAGTAAAACCAGGATAGTAATGCATTACTACTTCTGCATGTCCAGTTACTAGGTGGTAACATTGTTACTACTTTTGCAGACCCAATTTACTGGATTGTAGCAATTAATTGCTGGGCTGGGCTCTTTTACATTTGTCAATTACGTTGGACCCGGGTGTAGGTGTGCGAGGGATTGGGCATGTTAACTTGCGCGTGGATCGTGACTCGTTACTACTCATTTTTTCCAGAGGAAAGCAGGCATGGTCGTAAGTTCATTACGGTAGATTTTACCGTCCAGCCCGTGCTTCGGCTAATTAGCGCATACAGCCGGTGGGTCGATGGGCGGCCGGAGCGCATGCTAGGTTATAATGCGTGCACACTGACTTTAgcatgtctatatatatatataatataattgCAAATGCGTTTCTGGTTTATTGTGGAGCCCTTACTGTTGACCTGTTTGCCTGCCCATTGTGCCATCTTATACCATACATAGCTTTATGTCTGTAATATCACAATCCAACTGGTTCACGCACAGCCATTTGTAGGTGCTGCAATCATGCATTTTTTTGGCACTTATTCAGCTATTCTTGTTGTATCTGAGCCAGGCTAGTCATCTGATACTTAAATGACAAATTTCATACCTGTCTTTAGATGGAGCTACCTGCCATGGCTGTACAAACAATAAAAGTGATGGTATGAAGCACCCGTGTGCTGCTTCATTCAAAGGCGGCCACATGAACATCTGTTTCCCACTTGGTTTTGGTCCCTGTAATGAGAAGCAGTGGGTCGACTCCGGTAACACTGTATGGTGATCTATGTACTGGCTAGCGTTTTAGTATCTTCAATGTGCTGCGTCAATGTTAACTATGTGTTTTATCCTCGGTTGCTGGAAGCTCAGGATGAAGAACTGataaaaagagaggagaaaaggaTAAGAGAATTCTTTGAGGTAATTTCATAATTCTGTGGTAAATAACCATTTTGTGGCAACTTGATTCTGAACCACTGGACTAATTATTTCTTTTGTGTTTATCATCTTCTGAAGTTCCTTGATGATGCTGAATTTTTGGAGAATATGCGCTGCAAACGTCTTAATTATCCacggaaacatgaaatacatctcCAGGATCGAGTCCCAATCTCCTTCAATGTGTTAGTAGTTGTGTTTTGTCAAGTTTTTTGTCCGATTCCCACGTGAATCTTTAGATGTTTAGAGGAAGAATACCTGAAAGCTCCTGGATGTTGGTAGTGTTACCAAACTGTTTTTTAGTTCCGAGCCTGTTTTCTGGCGACCTGCTTGTGAGAAGAATAGGGCACTTGCCTCTGAACGGCTCAGTAGTTTGCTTGGGTTTGTATAGACCCTGAAACTTGATTGTTCGGAGGTCACTAAATCTGTTTGGTGTCCATTTTTGGTGTTTGAAACTGGTCAGCTATTTGTTTTCCTTTGCTCTTTTAGTTGTGCCATGTACAAGATTAGTTGTGCCGTTGCATGTTTTTGTTTAGATGACTCCATATACTCGTTGACTGCTGAGAAAAGTAGTGTTGCTGAAAATTGGACTACTGTGCAATCACGGTCCATAGTACTATATATTTCGCCACCAGCCACCTTTTTGAATGTCAGTCGTCTGCAGTTCTCTAGCTCTGTTGTCTTTTGGAGGCACTGCCTGTATGCGACATGGCCGTGAACTCATCTTGTATTCAAATTTTGTGTTTTTGACTAGTTCTTTCATTGCTGCTATTTTACAGTCGGATGAAGAAATTGCCCCTGATTCAGATGAAGAGTGAAGATGTCCCTGCCTATTATCACCTGTTTTCATTTATCAGTAGATTGAACTCAGTGGAGCTTTCGAGTATTTGAACTTGTTACCAAGTTAAACACTCGACTTAATCTTAGCTATTATGACGTTTGTGTGTAATGTCATATGTGAACAAGGCTGGAAGGCTTCTCCAATTTCTTTTGTGTTGTTTATTTACCTTGTCTGGAATAGTAGCTTATTTGCATACCACAAGCTGTTCAAGCATCGAGACGAAACCAAATCTGCTGGCAGCACGTCCTTAGCTTCGGCCCTGTTTCTCCCTCGCTGTGGGTGATAGCATTGTTCCTAGGTGGCGTGCACAGATGATACCTTGTCGGTTCTGATGGTGATCCCATTACGTGTGGCTATCACTCCATCATGCGGGGCTGGTGACCTCGGCCAGATCAAGGTCTGACAACCTAGATAGTACATCTGTTGTGTGCACGTATATCATCTTGGTTAGTGCAGGGCCACTCCACCATCGCGAGAGAGTTTGTTAGGCAGGTACCAACTTTCCTAGGTGTAGGATTATTGCAGTAAAAAGCCTTCATAAACTAGTTATTGCTTTTTTTAATCTGAAACACCATGCATTCCATTAGCTAGTGCCTGCTCCAACATTGGCACTGGCAGCCACAACACCCACCCATTACATCCGAGGGTAGGCCAATTAGCCAGACATGTTGGCTCTCGACCATACCCCGTGAACCAAGACTAGCCAGAATATGAGCTGGTCTATTACATTGCCGGGGACAGTACTCAATCTTATGCTCGATGAAACATATACTAAGCTGGAACTTTGCTTCTCTGAAGAGATCATACCAAAATTTTCAGCAAGATGAATAGCATGTACAAGCGCCATAGTCTCCGCATGCAGGGCAACGGAAACATCTGTTAGTCGGCCTGCAGCAGCAAAAAACACATCCCTAGTTgtggagagcaactagttaacgagcgctccgaACGAGCGGTTTGGGAGCGCTCCCGCGAGGGAAAACCAGCCAATGCCGTTGGTTCCCGTTTTCCCTTTCCGGTTTGTGGTTTCGTGCGTTTTGCAGTTTAACCTTCCAACTACTTGAATTTTTTGTTTTCCCTTTCTGCGCGATAACAGACAGAAACTAGCCGCCAACCGCGTCGGCGGTTCCTGTTTcctttttgttcccattatatttctGAGAAATGGAGTtttatggggtagttacgggcGGGGCTTCCAACACTATCAAATGTGACCTTTCACGTAAGCAAAAACAGGAACTTTATCATACACACGCTTGGATGAGAAAACATGTTAACGCACGGTCGTGAAGAGTGCAGAGGCATGTGTGAATCCTGTCAATGCCAATGTGTGAATTCTCTATAGGCACGGGCGTATAGTAGGAGAGGCATGAGTTATATCACTTTCCTGAGTTGGAGCATAGAGCAGCGTCACAGTGGTGTAGCTTCCTGTATCAGCTTCGACGGGCAGCATGTTGGTTCTGCAGCGCATTCTCTGTCATGGTGGCACGCGGCGCCTCCGGCGCAGGGACCCTTCAACTCGCCTTCGGCTCGTTaatttttcataaacatcttgaaggggagCATAGGTCGGAGTGTGTGTTAGTCGTGCAACACCTTCTCCGTCGTGGTGGTACACGGCGCCTCGGGTGCGGGGACCCTCCTGCTCGTCTTCTGCTTGTTattttttcataaacatcttgaccGGGGGGGGGGCATAGGTCGGAGTGTGTGTTGGTCGGGTAGCGCATTTTTCTCATGAGTAATTCTTTATACAAGTCCTGTAGACGGCACGGGTGTTACAGCCAAGCTGCTTCGCCTGGAAAGGCACGGGTGTGAAACATTTACTATCACGTGTGTACAACACCTAGCCATGGTTGAGGCATGTGAGGTGTGAATTCTCCAGAGGCACAGTCAAGTTGTCTCCGGAGGCACGCGCGAGTTGTCTTCAGAGGCATGGGTAGGAATTCATCTTGCTGAAGTTCATAAGATACTATAAGAAGTTGACACCTCATGAGTAATTCTTTATACAAGTCCTGTAGACGACACGGGTGTTACAGCCAAGCTGCTTCGCCTGAAAAGGCACGGGTGTGAAACATTTATTGTCACGTGTGTACAACACCTAGCCATGGTTGACCTAGCCATGGTTGAGGCATGTGAGGTGTGAATTCTCCAGAGGCACAGGCAAGTTGTCTCCGAAGGCACGCGCGAGTTGTCTCCAGAGGCATGGGTAGGAATTTGTATTGGGAGTCACTGTTAAATGAGGCACTGTTGTTCATAGTGTAATGGTACTCTGATGATGTTCTCTTTTCAACATGGACACCCAATTTGCAACGAGATTACATATAAATATGAGTCATGGTTAAACTGTTTTGTTATGTTTGGATGGAATTAGCTTCGCTGGCTAAATCAAAAGATTTAGTGTTCATTCTTGCTTAAGATCTTGCTAATCTCATCACCCATTTCATTAGGTTTGATGTCATTCTTCTTGCTAAGTCAAAGAATGTACAGTGCCTCTTCCCTCTAGTCTTGCACTTCATCCTGTGAAATTTGGCCGAGAAGAAAAATATATTCTTAAGAGTTGGTGCATAAAAGGTGAATATATGCATCGCAAGTAAAAATATATTCCAATAATATGAACTTTCTTTTTATATTTGTCCAACATATATAGGACGCAGTGATGATCCTTCTTGAGTGGTATGAATATATGCGTACAAAATATTGATGTTTAAATGACAGTTTAATATAAAGGAACATGATAAAATGCATTTTTGATTTTGTTGTGGAGTAAAGGGATGTTATCATGCTTGCTGTTGAGAGCTTATTCTGTTGATGTTCTTTGAGATACATGAAAACTAGTTGACTCTTTCTTCTTTGCAATGTAGTTCTAAATTTGCTAGGAGTAGTTTTGTGATTCTTTAAATCTAGTATGTGCTGCAAACAATAATTACGATAAAAAAGTTGTCAGAAGAAACAACTTGGTATCAATATAATAACAGGCGTTGCAATATAGACAAATTTGTGCTTTTTAAAAAATTACCTCTGCAAAGTTTGGGCCTAATATTAGTCTATCACTCTCTTTTGCATCTAGTCTGCTTTCATAGATATCTGCTATATCATCGAGCACTTTCTTTTCAATATGATGTGGTATGTTCATCTGTGCTGGTGTTGGACCAAATATTGTCTTCAGGTGGGCTCCAGTAAGATGCGTGCTTTCTTTTTCTCTACGTATGCGCTTAAGTATAGTTTTGCTGTGatagaaaaataaaataattttCAAGGTGAGAGTCAGTGAGAAACTGGATTTAATAATATTTTTGTCCTCGGTCTAACTAGTTTGAGGTGCAATAGAAAACAACTCACTTTTTGAATTCCTCCTGCCAGCTATCGCTCATGACTATTTGGAAGAGGTCGGACGCCTCGTTTGTGTGTTGGAAGGAATATTCATGTTTTGGGTATGGGTTGGTGCTTCATCCTTTATTCCCTTTTTATCGCATCTGTTTTTGAAAGAGGAAGCAGATATTGATGGTTGTTATTCTCATGCTAGATGGATAACTAAAAATCAAATCATATTTTTATTCTAGATATGTAGTATGTAAGCTTTTGTGATACTAAAGACATTGGTCAATCATGGGTAGGTCATTAGAAAAAAGGTAACCAGAAAATGATTTTTCTACCTTTGCTGGTGGAAAAGAACTTCGAAGTTTTTGGTTTGAATTCTTCGATTCTTTCAGGTAGTTGCTCGCACTTTACTTGGTTGGTTTCACCAAATATGGCTGTAAATAGGAACTGCGGTTTCCACTCGGCATCTACCTTGCTATGCTGCATTAAGGTCATtggatattttttatttttctttgtggAAAAAATTGAAGAATCCAAGGCatgttgctgatacgtctccaacatatctataatttttgattgttccatgctattatattactccctccgttcctaaatatttgtctttctagatatttcaacaagtgactacgtatggagcaaaatgagtgaatctgcactctaaaatatgtctacatacattcataTTTGTAGtttatttgaaatgtctagaaagacaaatatttgggaatggagggaatattcatttaggatgttttatatgcatttatatgctattttatatgaattttgggactaacctattaacccagagtccagtgccagtttctgttttttccttgttttttgggtatcgcagaaaaggaaaaccaaacggagtccaattgacctgaaatttcacggagattatttttggaccagaagaaacccacggagtatcggagatgggctagaagagtcccgaggcacccacgagggtggggggcgcgccccctacctcgtggccgcctcggagaccctcctgacttgtccccgatgccaaaacctcttatatatacagaaacccccagaacataacctagatcgggagttccgccgccgcaagcctctgtagccaccaaaaaccaatcgggaccctgttccggcaccctgccggaggggaaaatcatcaccggtggccatcttcatcatcccggcactctccatgataaggagggagtagtccaccctcagggctgagggtatgcaccagtagctatgtgtttgatctctctctctctctctcttgttcttgatttggcacgatcttgatgtattgcgagctttgctattatagttggatcttatgatgtttctccccctctactctcttgtaatggattgagtttttcctttgaagttatcttatccgattgagtctttaaggatttgagaacacttgatgtatgtcttgcatgtgcttatctgtggtgacaatgggatattcacgtgatctacttgatgtatgttttgatgatcaacttgcgggttcagtgaccttgtgaacttatgcataggagttggcacacgtttttgtcttgactcttcggtagaaactttggggcaccttttgaagttctttgtgttggttgaatagatgaatctgagattgtgtgatgcatatcatataatcatactcacggatacttgaggtgacattggagtatctaggtgacattagggtttttgttgatttgtgccttaaggtgttattctagtacggactctagaatagatcaaacggaaagaatagcttcgtgttattttactacggactcttgaatagatcgatcagaaaggataactttgaggtggtttcgtaccctacaataatctcttcatttgttctccgctattagtgactttggagtgactctttgttgcatgtcgagggattattatatgatctaattatgttatcattattgagagaacttgcaatagtgaaagtatgaaccttaggccttgtttcctagtattgcaataccgtttgtgctcacttttattaatagttaccttactgtttttattttttcagattacaaaaacctttatctaccatccatactgcacttgtatcaccatctcttcgccgaactagtgcacctatacaatttaccattgtattgggtgtgttcgggacgaggctctttgttatttggttgcagggttgtttaagagagaccaccttcatcctatgcttcccatggattgataaaccttaggtcatccacttgagagaaatttgctactgtcctacaaacctctgcacttggaggcccaacaacgtctacaataagaaggttgtatAGTGGACATCAAggtagtttctggcgccgttgctggggaggtgaatgcttgaaggtatatctttagatcttgcaattgaatcttttagtttcttgttttatcactagtttagtttataaaagaaaactacaaaaaatggaattgagggtgcctcatatgcttcatctttttaatatctttcatgaaaataaggattccgataattgtgccaaaaggttagaagaagaatgcattaaaatgtttggcactaaatctttgaatgatgagcatgattgcaatgttgttagtacaaactctttgaatatccatagtaccactgataattgcactagtcatgatgaaaatgtctcgtataagcatgtcaacttttgtggaatacatagtgcttgcaagtacacaccaaatagggaagatagattttgcaagcgGCAGacgtatttggaaactaaatggttgcaagaaaggctagatgattgtgctgaaagattcaatatttatcgccatccttgtgaactttgcaatgaacacggtcatttaaagctcccatgctatttgtttcatgatcaaatagtgtccaaaagttgtgataacttgattacccttgagcatcaagagcttagtcttcttttggggtatgaagaatgaaacatataactgaggatattccaaaatttaatcttgatagatttcttgattttgatctagaagaaatttttatgtattgtgcggtgcattgcattgaaaatccttatattgccaattacataaagacaagaaaacaaatataagatgaagagaatattaatgaaagggaagagacttcccaatatcttcctattatttcttatgatgaatcaggtaacgaggaggagccttctattcaaccaatctcattaataaggagctccaaaaagagggttaaacccacacatgatgtgaagaagaaaaagaaaagacagataagcaaaggtagaaaggtatccttCCCAAATGgtattgctcctattactcattgtgatgatgataattgctatactattggtgctatccatactattaatcatgagagtgattatgcttatgatatgaaaaaggcccaatcttggggatgctggttatattgttgaattcattcatgatgctaccgaaaattattatgagggaggaacatatgcttgtaggaatttcaataatatcaagtttcctctctatgtgttaagagttttaaagttatgcttgttttgccttcctatgctagttaattattgttcccat
The window above is part of the Triticum aestivum cultivar Chinese Spring chromosome 2A, IWGSC CS RefSeq v2.1, whole genome shotgun sequence genome. Proteins encoded here:
- the LOC123191684 gene encoding uncharacterized protein: MDSSGVFYTYPTLGDKPLQSLEEVGSAVDSYACPNDAFKEGTCCTGTSLLPKWHQQGLHTRAQVAKREHDKVRRLVEALLDKRNDDEDLVDELEEIVHWQSICEGVEWYYYLNITVKTKEGADDAGSTSLFFVEVACDSNDITGYYINTFSRVNTDGQDGATCHGCTNNKSDGMKHPCAASFKGGHMNICFPLGFGPCNEKQWVDSGNTDEELIKREEKRIREFFEFLDDAEFLENMRCKRLNYPRKHEIHLQDRVPISFNVLVVVFCQVFCPIPT